A window from Citrus sinensis cultivar Valencia sweet orange chromosome 3, DVS_A1.0, whole genome shotgun sequence encodes these proteins:
- the LOC127900787 gene encoding uncharacterized protein LOC127900787, producing MDIVGPLPPTPGGVRFVLLATNYFIKWVEASAYSSITSKEVTKFLKSNIITRFSLLRIIVSDNGKQFQNAYMEKLCQEQGIEHRFSSCSYPQENGQAEITNQTIFDNLKKKLESRKGLWLKELSNVLRAYRTSERRPTGNKPYSLVYDIKAILPMETTLPKLRSKLTQLAETMPPYYWTRIWLMKLDTQL from the coding sequence ATGGATATTGTGGGCCCACTACCACCTACTCCAGGAGGAGTACGATTCGTACTTCTAGCaaccaattattttattaaatgggtTGAAGCTTCTGCTTACTCAAGTATCACAAGTAAAGAAGTAACCAAATTCCTCAAATCCAATATCATCACTAGATTTAGTCTTTTGCGGATCATAGTTTCTGATAATGGAAAGCAATTCCAGAATGCTTATATGGAAAAACTTTGTCAAGAGCAAGGAATAGAGCATAGATTTTCATCCTGCAGCTATCCGCAGGAAAATGGACAAGCGGAAATCACCAACCAAACCATTTTTGACAATCTAAAAAAGAAGCTGGAAAGTCGGAAGGGGCTATGGTTAAAGGAGCTTTCGAATGTCCTACGGGCTTATAGAACATCGGAAAGGCGACCAACAGGGAACAAACCTTATTCCCTTGTCTACGACATAAAAGCTATACTCCCAATGGAAACTACCCTCCCAAAATTGAGGTCTAAACTCACTCAGCTTGCTGAAACAATGCCTCCCTATTACTGGACAAGGATTTGGTTGATGAAGCTCGATACGCAGCTGTAG
- the LOC127900788 gene encoding transcription elongation factor TFIIS-like — protein MESAMYEKWGRSSETYKFKYRRLLFNFNDPKNHEFRKKVLLGDVKPETIVNMTAKEMASDKMQLWYENSRKGRAETNGRIFSGLVSPKNIVYGICKCSRCGHKRMSFIPLRRHITCLNCYQYWASTNPEIRVLPI, from the coding sequence ATGGAGTCTGCAATGTATGAAAAATGGGGCAGGTCTTCTGAGACCTATAAGTTCAAGTACAGACGCTTACTATTTAACTTCAATGATCCAAAAAATCATGAGTTCCGAAAGAAAGTTTTGCTTGGAGACGTTAAGCCAGAGACAATTGTCAACATGACCGCAAAAGAAATGGCTAGTGATAAAATGCAACTCTGgtatgaaaattcaagaaaggGGAGAGCTGAAACTAATGGTCGAATATTTTCTGGACTTGTATCACCGAAAAATATAGTTTATGGCATTTGCAAATGCAGTCGATGTGGACATAAACGTATGTCCTTTATACCATTGAGAAGGCATATAACTTGCTTGAACTGCTATCAGTATTGGGCATCGACTAATCCTGAAATTCGGGTGCTTCCGATTTAG